Proteins co-encoded in one Lysobacter solisilvae genomic window:
- a CDS encoding trimeric intracellular cation channel family protein, translating to MNNLGPLLPLLDTAGLAVFAVSGVLVAVRQRNDFVGACFFGLVTAVGGGTLRDLLIGAPVFWMTDHTPVLICLAVAVAAWLIPLRWWPERALEWFDAAGLAAYAVYGASKALQFGVAPVSSVAAGVITACVGGVIRDITVGVPSILMRHELYVTAALVAATLYVSLNASGIAPPWPSAVGVAVGFALRGAAIRWKLALPQHRGS from the coding sequence ATGAACAACCTCGGCCCGCTGCTGCCGTTGCTCGACACCGCCGGCCTTGCGGTGTTCGCGGTGTCAGGCGTGCTGGTCGCGGTGCGCCAGCGCAACGATTTCGTCGGCGCGTGCTTCTTCGGACTGGTCACCGCCGTCGGCGGCGGCACCCTGCGCGACCTGCTCATCGGCGCGCCCGTGTTCTGGATGACCGACCACACCCCGGTGCTGATCTGCCTCGCCGTGGCCGTCGCCGCATGGCTGATCCCGCTGCGCTGGTGGCCCGAACGCGCCCTGGAGTGGTTCGACGCGGCAGGGCTGGCCGCATACGCGGTGTACGGCGCCAGCAAGGCGCTGCAGTTCGGCGTCGCCCCGGTGTCGTCGGTGGCGGCGGGCGTGATCACCGCCTGCGTCGGCGGCGTCATCCGCGACATCACCGTGGGCGTGCCGTCGATCCTGATGCGGCACGAGTTGTACGTCACCGCAGCGCTGGTGGCGGCGACGCTCTACGTCAGCTTGAACGCGTCGGGGATCGCGCCCCCGTGGCCTTCCGCCGTCGGCGTGGCCGTCGGGTTCGCCCTGCGTGGCGCCGCGATCCGCTGGAAACTGGCCTTGCCCCAGCATCGGGGAAGCTAG
- a CDS encoding non-ribosomal peptide synthetase — MSTATGEMEFARAEAGFDPVHGPIERAAGRWPHAVAARLGEQSLSYAELNRRANRLARRLRALGVREDVCVGVLMERSLDLPVALLAVLKAGGAFVPLDPGYPEERLAYMLADTAAPVVLTQSWLRERVPADGLRLECVCVDTVWDALAALATTDLDGDVSAEHLAYIIYTSGSTGRPKGVEVLHRGLANHTAWLRDTLGMGPDDRILQCNSISFDGTLVEFFGPLQSGATVVLAAPNRQLDLPYLADLVVQEQVTLLNCVPTLLRGLLAQPALAAGRVRYVACGGEAMTTELARRLRAVVPGVRLGNFYGPTETTLNATYFEVPLEPTPGAMVPIGRPIRNAWCEVLDDNRRSVPPGVVGELYLGGPGVARGYRNQPGLTAERFIDHPSRPGVRMYRTGDRVLQSEDGQLHFLGRTDTQVKVRGYRIELSEVETALTAIEGVAECAVVLREDAPGQPRLVAYACGQHLTVDALRESLRQRLPDHMMPAAFVLLQKLPLLTSGKIDRNRLPEPSREFITERAFVAPRGELEQQLAGIWRSLLGLERVGRDDRFFELGGDSLTAMRTVTRIEALTGVRLTLRQLVSGSLGTLAEHVVESLPASRGVGFLTAPG, encoded by the coding sequence ATGTCGACAGCAACCGGCGAGATGGAATTTGCGCGTGCAGAAGCAGGCTTCGACCCTGTCCATGGGCCGATCGAGCGCGCGGCAGGACGTTGGCCCCACGCCGTCGCCGCGCGTCTAGGCGAGCAGTCGCTGAGCTACGCCGAGTTGAACCGGCGGGCCAACCGCCTGGCGCGGCGGCTGCGCGCCTTGGGTGTCCGGGAGGACGTGTGCGTGGGCGTGCTGATGGAACGCTCGCTGGACCTGCCGGTGGCCTTGCTGGCGGTCTTGAAGGCGGGCGGGGCCTTCGTCCCGCTGGATCCCGGCTATCCCGAGGAGCGGCTGGCGTACATGCTCGCCGACACGGCCGCGCCGGTCGTCCTGACGCAGTCGTGGCTGCGCGAACGGGTGCCGGCCGACGGCCTGCGCCTCGAATGCGTGTGCGTCGACACGGTGTGGGACGCACTGGCGGCGCTGGCGACGACGGATCTCGATGGCGACGTCTCGGCCGAGCACCTGGCCTACATCATCTATACCTCCGGCTCCACCGGTCGTCCCAAAGGGGTCGAGGTATTGCACAGGGGGCTGGCCAACCATACCGCCTGGTTGCGCGACACCCTGGGCATGGGCCCCGACGACCGCATCCTCCAGTGCAACTCGATCAGTTTCGACGGGACGCTGGTGGAATTCTTCGGCCCGCTGCAGAGCGGCGCGACGGTGGTGCTGGCTGCTCCCAATCGCCAACTGGACCTGCCGTACCTGGCGGATCTGGTCGTGCAGGAGCAGGTGACGCTGTTGAACTGCGTGCCTACCCTGCTGCGCGGCCTGCTCGCCCAGCCCGCGCTGGCGGCGGGACGCGTGCGTTACGTGGCCTGCGGCGGCGAAGCGATGACGACGGAACTGGCCCGCCGCCTGCGCGCCGTCGTCCCGGGCGTGCGCCTGGGAAATTTCTACGGCCCCACCGAAACCACCCTCAACGCGACCTACTTTGAGGTGCCCCTCGAGCCGACGCCCGGTGCGATGGTGCCGATCGGTCGGCCCATTCGTAACGCATGGTGCGAGGTACTCGATGACAATCGCCGCAGCGTGCCGCCGGGTGTGGTCGGGGAGTTGTACCTGGGCGGTCCAGGCGTCGCTCGCGGCTACCGCAATCAGCCCGGCTTGACCGCCGAGCGCTTCATCGATCACCCCTCGCGTCCCGGCGTGCGCATGTATCGCACCGGCGACCGGGTGCTGCAAAGTGAGGACGGCCAGCTTCACTTCCTCGGCCGCACCGATACGCAGGTGAAGGTCCGGGGGTATCGGATCGAACTGAGCGAAGTGGAAACCGCGCTGACCGCGATCGAAGGGGTTGCCGAATGTGCCGTGGTGTTGCGCGAGGACGCCCCGGGACAACCCCGTCTGGTGGCCTACGCGTGCGGGCAGCACCTCACGGTCGACGCGCTGCGCGAATCGCTACGGCAGCGGTTGCCCGACCACATGATGCCCGCGGCGTTCGTGTTGCTGCAGAAGCTCCCCCTGTTGACCAGCGGCAAGATCGACCGCAACCGACTGCCGGAACCTTCGCGCGAATTCATCACCGAACGCGCCTTCGTCGCGCCGCGCGGCGAACTGGAACAGCAGCTGGCCGGGATCTGGCGGTCTCTCCTGGGTCTGGAGCGGGTTGGTCGCGACGATCGCTTCTTTGAGCTCGGTGGCGATTCCTTGACGGCGATGCGGACCGTCACCCGGATCGAAGCGCTGACCGGCGTCAGGCTCACGCTGCGGCAACTGGTCTCCGGCAGCCTGGGTACGCTGGCGGAACACGTGGTCGAGAGTTTGCCGGCCTCGCGCGGCGTGGGATTTCTGACCGCTCCGGGGTGA
- a CDS encoding NAD-dependent epimerase/dehydratase family protein yields the protein MMQTILGANGQIAVELAHELQRNHTRDLRLVSRNPRKVNDTDVVVSADLLDARRTAKAVEGSSIVYFTAGLPLDTALWEEQFPTMLKNALDACRAAGAKFAYFDNTYMYPQDARLLTEQAPFAPVGRKGRVRARMATMVLEEMARGDIPVLIARAPEFYGPGKTRSFTNALVTDKLEAGKSPRVPVRDDTRRTLIWTPDASRGLALLGNTPDAYGQTWHLPCCDDRPTYREFVTMACEAFGRPVSYKVIGKWAFAVAGIFSSQVREIQELLPRYEQDNLFDSSKFKHRFPEFEVMTYREGINLIRKGASEA from the coding sequence ATGATGCAGACCATACTGGGCGCGAACGGCCAGATCGCAGTGGAACTGGCGCACGAGCTGCAACGCAATCACACCCGCGACTTGCGACTGGTCAGTCGCAATCCGCGCAAGGTCAACGATACCGACGTCGTCGTGTCCGCTGATCTGCTCGATGCCAGGCGGACCGCAAAGGCGGTCGAGGGCAGCAGCATCGTCTACTTCACCGCCGGTCTGCCGCTGGACACCGCGCTGTGGGAGGAGCAGTTTCCAACGATGCTGAAGAACGCCCTCGACGCTTGCCGGGCGGCGGGCGCGAAGTTCGCCTACTTCGACAACACCTACATGTACCCGCAGGACGCCCGGCTGCTCACCGAGCAGGCTCCCTTCGCGCCGGTCGGGCGCAAGGGCCGTGTGCGGGCGCGCATGGCCACCATGGTCCTGGAGGAGATGGCGCGCGGCGACATCCCGGTGCTCATCGCTCGTGCTCCGGAGTTCTACGGCCCCGGCAAGACCCGCAGTTTCACCAACGCACTCGTCACCGACAAACTGGAGGCGGGCAAGTCGCCGCGTGTCCCGGTGCGCGACGACACCCGCCGCACGCTGATCTGGACCCCTGACGCGAGCCGCGGATTGGCCCTGCTCGGCAATACCCCTGACGCGTACGGACAGACCTGGCACTTGCCGTGCTGCGACGACCGGCCGACGTACCGAGAGTTCGTCACCATGGCCTGCGAAGCTTTCGGTCGACCCGTGTCATACAAGGTCATCGGCAAGTGGGCATTCGCCGTTGCGGGAATCTTCTCGTCGCAGGTGAGGGAAATCCAGGAACTGCTTCCACGCTACGAGCAGGACAATTTGTTTGACTCCAGCAAGTTCAAGCACCGATTCCCGGAGTTCGAGGTCATGACCTATCGCGAGGGGATCAACCTGATCCGAAAGGGCGCGTCCGAAGCATGA
- a CDS encoding alpha/beta fold hydrolase translates to MALTLPRRSPGQPLDRIRAIHLFLTRTGSPRTEGISIPVLDIHGDDDQVVPYGHSGVLSAKRVKSGKLLTCKGAPHGIPTTHADQVNADLLAFLPQE, encoded by the coding sequence ATGGCGCTAACACTGCCGCGCCGATCGCCCGGGCAACCACTGGACAGAATCCGTGCGATTCACCTCTTCTTGACGCGCACAGGTTCACCGAGGACTGAAGGAATTTCCATTCCGGTCCTGGATATCCACGGCGATGACGATCAGGTGGTGCCTTATGGTCATTCGGGCGTGCTGTCGGCGAAGCGCGTCAAGAGCGGCAAGCTGCTGACCTGCAAAGGCGCACCGCATGGCATCCCGACCACGCATGCCGACCAGGTGAACGCCGACCTGCTGGCGTTCCTGCCACAGGAATGA
- a CDS encoding ABC transporter ATP-binding protein, whose amino-acid sequence MQLTLREICKTYPNGVRALDKVSLTIPVGMYGLLGPNGAGKSTLMRILATLQEADSGSAMLGGLDVLNQKDEVRRTLGYLPQEFGVHPHATAADLLDYFAVLEGIAGKGARRDVVESLLRQVNLWDVRHQKLGGFSGGMRQRFGVAVALLGDPKLLIVDEPTAGLDPAERVRFLNLLSVLGETSVVILSTHIVEDVSELCTRMAIINRGRILLEAEPPQAMANLRGRIWRRVIARDELPAVQRDHGVISTTLLGGRTVVHVYAEDLPGPGFEATQPDLTDVYFSTMAGHIGAQRAQPAPAVAA is encoded by the coding sequence ATGCAACTGACCCTGCGCGAGATCTGCAAGACCTATCCCAACGGCGTGCGGGCACTGGACAAGGTGAGCCTGACGATCCCGGTCGGCATGTATGGCCTGCTCGGGCCCAACGGCGCCGGCAAGTCGACGCTGATGCGCATCCTGGCGACGCTGCAGGAAGCCGACAGCGGCAGCGCGATGCTCGGCGGGCTCGACGTGCTGAACCAGAAGGACGAAGTACGCCGCACCCTGGGTTACCTGCCGCAGGAATTCGGCGTGCATCCGCACGCCACCGCCGCCGACCTGCTGGACTACTTCGCCGTGCTGGAGGGCATCGCCGGCAAGGGCGCGCGCCGCGACGTGGTCGAGTCGCTGCTGCGCCAGGTGAACCTGTGGGACGTGCGCCACCAGAAGCTGGGCGGCTTTTCCGGCGGCATGCGCCAGCGCTTCGGCGTGGCCGTGGCGCTGCTGGGCGATCCGAAGCTGCTGATCGTCGACGAGCCCACCGCCGGCCTCGACCCGGCCGAGCGCGTGCGCTTCCTCAACCTGCTCAGCGTGCTCGGCGAGACCAGCGTGGTGATCCTGTCCACGCACATCGTCGAGGACGTCTCCGAGCTGTGCACGCGCATGGCGATCATCAACCGCGGCCGGATCCTGCTCGAGGCCGAACCGCCGCAGGCGATGGCCAACCTGCGCGGCCGCATCTGGCGCCGGGTGATCGCACGCGATGAACTGCCCGCCGTGCAGCGCGACCACGGCGTGATCTCGACCACGCTGCTGGGCGGTCGCACCGTCGTGCACGTGTACGCCGAAGACTTGCCAGGCCCCGGCTTCGAAGCCACGCAGCCCGACCTGACCGACGTGTACTTCAGCACCATGGCCGGACACATCGGCGCGCAGCGCGCGCAGCCGGCGCCGGCGGTCGCGGCATGA
- a CDS encoding NAD(P)H-dependent flavin oxidoreductase, protein MPSITALLGVELPVIQAPMAGVQDEALAIAVATAGGLGSMPCALLAPARLETALQRFASLDVPVNLNFFCHQMAEPDPVEAARWREALMPYYDELGIEPAEPGTAGARRPVDASTVELLERFRPRVVSFHFGLPAPTLLARIKGWGATVLASATTLEEGLWLERHGADLVIAQGVEAGGHRGHFLSDDVGRQPGTRALVAALSKAVRLPIIAAGGIGSRADVEVMLGAGAAGIQAGTAYLLCPEATTTAVHRRALQEHGRPAAITRLFSGRPARGLVNRLMRDLGPMSELAPRFPWASQALEPLRAAAQAAGADDFTPLWSGTRPNTFPGCDAARITRLLAGVA, encoded by the coding sequence ATGCCATCGATCACGGCCCTCCTCGGTGTCGAGCTGCCCGTCATCCAGGCGCCCATGGCGGGCGTGCAGGACGAGGCGCTTGCGATCGCCGTCGCCACGGCCGGTGGCCTGGGTTCGATGCCTTGCGCGCTGCTGGCCCCGGCCAGGCTGGAGACGGCGTTGCAGCGATTCGCGTCGCTGGACGTACCCGTGAACCTCAATTTCTTCTGCCATCAGATGGCGGAGCCTGATCCGGTCGAGGCGGCGCGATGGCGTGAGGCGCTGATGCCGTACTACGACGAGCTGGGAATCGAGCCCGCCGAACCCGGTACGGCCGGCGCACGGCGGCCTGTGGATGCCTCGACGGTCGAGCTGCTGGAGCGCTTCCGTCCACGCGTGGTCAGCTTCCACTTCGGGCTGCCGGCCCCGACGCTGCTGGCGCGGATCAAGGGGTGGGGCGCCACGGTGTTGGCATCGGCAACGACCCTGGAGGAAGGCCTCTGGCTCGAGCGCCACGGCGCGGACCTCGTAATCGCGCAGGGGGTCGAGGCGGGCGGGCACCGCGGCCATTTCCTTTCCGATGACGTGGGGCGACAGCCCGGGACGCGGGCACTTGTCGCCGCGCTGTCGAAGGCGGTGCGGCTGCCCATCATCGCCGCCGGCGGCATCGGCAGCCGGGCGGACGTGGAGGTGATGCTGGGCGCGGGCGCGGCCGGCATCCAGGCGGGCACGGCCTACCTGCTCTGTCCCGAGGCGACCACGACCGCCGTGCACCGACGCGCGCTCCAGGAGCACGGTCGGCCCGCGGCCATCACCAGGCTTTTCAGCGGTCGTCCCGCGCGCGGGCTGGTGAACCGGCTGATGCGCGACCTGGGGCCGATGTCGGAACTCGCCCCGCGGTTCCCGTGGGCTTCGCAGGCACTCGAACCGCTTCGGGCAGCAGCGCAGGCCGCCGGCGCGGATGACTTCACTCCGCTGTGGAGCGGCACCAGGCCGAACACCTTCCCGGGCTGTGACGCTGCCCGGATTACCCGCCTGCTGGCAGGCGTTGCCTGA
- a CDS encoding ABC transporter permease/M1 family aminopeptidase, whose protein sequence is MKAGRIFRYEFAYQARRPSTWLYFAAVFVVAWSIIQGNYVDDARNGWMLLNAPLVIASTTVVAGMLWLFVGASVAGDAAARDIETGMHPLGYTAPVTRWQYLSGRFLAAYALNALILLAAPAGMLVGMHWPDVEPEILGPWRPVAFVLAYTIVALPSAFIATAVQFAFAALGRRAILGYFGSVVLFFASMGLATFVSSVLHQQELARLLDPVGMIGVVSHLADTWTPAEHNTNLVGLQPALLANRALWLVVGAALLALTWRRFRLAHPAERGRRARRLAARAEMQAQAQLQDHMQDHMQDHLQPEAPAARPASVTAALAARRFDGATPWRQLCAVTARSLRTLARGWIVFGPLAVVALVVCVAVPTHMQWLGVPLEPRTEHVLTYLTAALANPGNRLWMIIPLLIIFYAGELVWSDRELRIGEISGAAPVPDWVLFVGRFLALAALLVVWMLVLGLCGVIGQAALGYPHLEIAVYAQVLLGLQLPDHLLFALLALTVHTVVNHKHLGALAALAVYALIAFAPLLGIEHKLLVFGASPDWSYSDIRGFGDSLLPWLAFKAWWAAWAVLLAVLARLAWVRGREWHPRARWQLARSRLSRPTRLTAALAGTAVLGLGAGIFYNTNVLNQYQPQAERLGRWAAYERLYARYADVPQPRVAASTVHVEIHPERRAAQFRGHYRLVNPTAQAIDTLHVATATGDGVDTRLLRFDRPARRVLDDARLGHRIYRLATPLRPGESMQLHYEVDFAPRGFGNDGADERVGGNGSWLTAANLLPAIGYQPARELREPGERLTQGLPARPVIPLLDDVKARQGAGDAGIAFDAIVGTTPGQLAIAPGVLRRSWSEHGRRYFHYVSDTPIREKVQFFSARYAVHRQACHGVLVEVLHHPAHDNTVAGMARSACASLALYSRLYGPYAHRTLRIVENVQGDMGAHAEPSLVDYGDGFALLDPARAPGGLDLVFAVTAHEVAHQWWGGLRLTPARVEGAGLLTESMATYSATQVLEQALGPEQLQAYLDMMRREYQVPRSRAEKPLLRAAGQFLNYRKGPLALYALSQYIGRDQVNLALRRLLDAHPPGSTPLATSRDLYRELQAVTPAQYRPVLHDLFAANTYWEFSASQARSRQLDDGRWQVTLDLRARKLLVDDAGAEIDRPLDEWVEIGVYPGAVRRENGEVIPGKPLYLARHRLDSRQQAITVVVPREPGHVGVDPRALLVDVKPRDNFVEVENGAQAAPGGHPRAVARP, encoded by the coding sequence ATGAAGGCCGGCAGGATCTTCCGGTACGAATTCGCCTACCAGGCCCGCCGTCCTTCCACCTGGCTGTATTTCGCCGCGGTGTTCGTCGTGGCCTGGAGCATCATCCAGGGCAACTACGTCGACGACGCGCGCAACGGCTGGATGCTGCTCAATGCGCCGCTGGTGATCGCCTCCACCACCGTCGTCGCCGGCATGCTGTGGCTGTTCGTCGGCGCCTCGGTCGCCGGCGACGCGGCCGCGCGCGACATCGAGACCGGCATGCATCCGCTGGGGTACACCGCGCCGGTGACGCGCTGGCAGTACCTGTCCGGGCGCTTCCTGGCCGCGTATGCGCTCAACGCGCTGATCCTGCTGGCGGCGCCGGCGGGCATGCTGGTGGGCATGCACTGGCCGGACGTGGAGCCGGAGATCCTCGGCCCCTGGCGCCCGGTGGCCTTCGTGCTCGCCTACACGATCGTCGCACTGCCCAGCGCCTTCATCGCCACGGCGGTGCAGTTCGCCTTCGCGGCCCTGGGCCGCCGCGCCATCCTCGGCTACTTCGGCAGCGTGGTGCTGTTCTTCGCCTCGATGGGCCTGGCGACGTTCGTTTCCAGCGTGCTGCACCAGCAGGAGCTGGCACGGCTGCTCGACCCGGTCGGCATGATCGGCGTCGTCAGCCACCTGGCCGACACGTGGACGCCGGCCGAGCACAACACCAACCTGGTCGGCCTGCAGCCGGCACTGCTGGCCAATCGCGCGCTGTGGCTGGTGGTCGGCGCCGCGCTGCTCGCGCTCACCTGGCGGCGCTTCCGGCTGGCGCATCCGGCCGAACGCGGGCGCCGCGCGCGGCGCCTGGCGGCCCGCGCCGAGATGCAGGCGCAGGCGCAGCTGCAGGATCACATGCAGGATCACATGCAAGACCACCTGCAGCCCGAAGCGCCCGCGGCGCGGCCGGCCTCGGTGACCGCGGCACTGGCCGCCCGTCGCTTCGACGGCGCCACGCCCTGGCGCCAGCTGTGCGCCGTGACGGCACGGTCGCTGCGCACGCTGGCCAGGGGCTGGATCGTGTTCGGCCCGCTGGCCGTGGTCGCCCTGGTGGTGTGCGTCGCGGTGCCCACGCACATGCAGTGGCTGGGCGTGCCCCTGGAGCCGCGCACCGAGCACGTGCTCACCTACCTGACCGCCGCGCTCGCCAATCCCGGCAACCGTCTGTGGATGATCATCCCCCTGCTGATCATCTTCTACGCCGGCGAGCTGGTGTGGAGCGACCGCGAGCTGCGCATCGGCGAGATCAGCGGCGCCGCGCCGGTGCCGGACTGGGTGCTCTTCGTCGGCAGGTTCCTGGCGCTGGCGGCGCTGCTGGTCGTCTGGATGCTGGTGCTGGGCCTGTGCGGGGTGATCGGCCAGGCCGCGCTGGGCTATCCGCACCTGGAGATCGCGGTGTACGCCCAGGTGCTGCTGGGCCTGCAGCTGCCCGACCACCTGCTGTTCGCCCTGCTCGCACTCACCGTGCACACGGTGGTGAACCACAAGCACTTGGGCGCGCTCGCCGCCCTGGCGGTCTACGCGCTGATCGCCTTCGCACCGCTGCTGGGCATCGAGCACAAGCTGCTGGTGTTCGGCGCCAGCCCGGACTGGTCGTACTCGGACATCCGCGGCTTCGGCGACTCGCTGCTGCCGTGGCTGGCGTTCAAGGCCTGGTGGGCCGCCTGGGCGGTGCTGCTGGCGGTGCTCGCGCGGCTGGCGTGGGTGCGTGGCCGCGAATGGCATCCGCGGGCACGCTGGCAGCTGGCGCGCTCGCGCCTGAGCCGTCCCACGCGGCTCACCGCCGCGCTGGCGGGCACCGCCGTGCTGGGGCTGGGCGCGGGCATCTTCTACAACACCAACGTGCTCAACCAGTACCAGCCGCAGGCCGAACGGCTCGGACGCTGGGCCGCCTACGAACGCCTGTACGCCCGCTACGCCGACGTGCCGCAGCCGCGCGTGGCGGCCTCGACGGTGCATGTCGAGATTCATCCGGAACGGCGCGCCGCGCAGTTCCGCGGCCACTACCGGCTGGTCAATCCCACCGCGCAGGCGATCGACACGCTGCACGTGGCCACCGCCACCGGCGACGGCGTCGACACCCGCCTGCTGCGCTTCGACCGGCCGGCCAGGCGCGTGCTGGACGACGCCCGCCTGGGCCACCGCATCTACCGCCTCGCCACGCCGCTGCGGCCGGGCGAGTCGATGCAGCTGCATTACGAGGTCGACTTCGCGCCACGCGGCTTCGGCAACGACGGCGCCGACGAGCGCGTCGGCGGCAATGGCAGCTGGCTCACCGCGGCGAACCTGCTGCCGGCGATCGGCTACCAGCCCGCGCGCGAACTGCGCGAGCCCGGTGAGCGGCTCACGCAAGGCCTGCCCGCGCGGCCCGTGATCCCGCTGCTGGATGACGTCAAGGCACGCCAGGGCGCGGGCGATGCCGGCATCGCCTTCGACGCCATCGTCGGCACGACGCCCGGCCAGCTCGCGATCGCGCCCGGCGTGCTGCGCCGCAGCTGGAGCGAGCACGGCCGCCGCTACTTCCATTACGTCAGCGACACCCCGATCCGCGAGAAGGTGCAGTTCTTCTCGGCCCGTTACGCGGTCCACCGCCAGGCCTGCCACGGCGTGCTCGTCGAAGTGCTGCACCACCCCGCGCACGACAACACCGTCGCCGGCATGGCGCGCAGCGCCTGCGCGTCGCTGGCGCTCTACAGCCGTCTGTACGGCCCGTACGCGCATCGCACGCTGCGCATCGTCGAGAACGTGCAGGGCGACATGGGCGCCCATGCCGAGCCCAGCCTGGTCGACTATGGCGACGGCTTCGCCCTGCTGGACCCGGCGCGCGCACCCGGGGGCCTGGACCTGGTGTTCGCCGTCACCGCGCACGAAGTCGCGCACCAGTGGTGGGGCGGCCTGCGCCTGACGCCGGCGCGCGTGGAGGGCGCCGGCCTGCTGACCGAGAGCATGGCCACGTATTCGGCCACCCAGGTACTGGAACAGGCGCTGGGCCCGGAGCAGCTGCAGGCCTACCTGGACATGATGCGCCGCGAATACCAGGTGCCGCGCTCGCGCGCCGAAAAACCGCTGCTGCGTGCCGCCGGGCAGTTCCTCAATTACCGCAAGGGTCCGCTGGCGCTGTACGCGCTGAGCCAGTACATCGGCCGCGACCAGGTCAACCTCGCACTGCGCCGCCTGCTCGACGCCCACCCGCCCGGCAGCACGCCGCTGGCGACTTCGCGCGACCTGTACCGCGAACTGCAGGCGGTCACCCCCGCGCAGTACCGGCCCGTGCTGCACGACCTGTTCGCCGCCAACACCTACTGGGAGTTCTCCGCCTCGCAGGCACGGTCGCGCCAGCTCGACGACGGCCGCTGGCAGGTCACCCTCGACCTGCGCGCCCGCAAGCTGCTGGTCGACGACGCCGGCGCCGAGATCGACCGGCCGCTCGACGAATGGGTGGAGATCGGCGTGTACCCCGGCGCCGTGCGCCGCGAGAACGGCGAGGTCATCCCCGGCAAGCCGCTGTACCTGGCCAGGCACCGCCTGGACAGCCGGCAGCAGGCGATCACCGTCGTGGTGCCGCGCGAACCGGGGCACGTCGGTGTCGATCCGCGCGCCCTGCTGGTGGATGTGAAACCGCGCGACAACTTCGTCGAGGTGGAAAACGGCGCCCAGGCGGCGCCGGGCGGACACCCGCGCGCGGTGGCGCGCCCCTGA